A part of Periophthalmus magnuspinnatus isolate fPerMag1 chromosome 19, fPerMag1.2.pri, whole genome shotgun sequence genomic DNA contains:
- the itga3b gene encoding integrin alpha-3b: MTLKLLTVVALYHGTLLCCGFNIDERFPVIKEGFTKGSFFGFSVALHQQTEGTRKYLLLAGAPKEKASSLPNVNETGAVYSCPITTDSNDCTRMDLLTSTNPSEMVEGMWLGVTVATQRDQQPGRVLACGHRYVKIVPGGTEEQRRMIGKCFVRGNDLTFDPSDDWQTHKYEMCDPNRDMESEGMCSMGISGGMTDTDVYLGATGSYLWQGNVHITWRNPSPSMSWDSVDKNFGQLVRYRYSYMGYSVIEEKKLLSLDDYTVLSGAPRDESKGSVLFGKKSDTSMEIVLVIPGEQVGSYFGNSLAVTDLNNDDWNDLIVGAPFYFDRMKERGGAVYIYMNENGSFQKTPKLVLTGPAASGFGFALAALGDINQDGFQDFAVGAPFYETGQVYVWTGSKQGISEKPSQVIEGKSIGAGFTTFGYSINGGMDMDENSYPDILVGSLDDHIALLRSRPVIHLTKDITVEPKIVDPNQCVNQPCITATVCMSFTLSNGNKNFKRTINVKYTIEADMDTRKSARVVFQDNNADFYTDVLALTASKTECQTLKLSVVVPLRDKLEPVVFSLNVSINEQKPKSRRSLQNLDAYPIFSQEQKLTQRTEINFLKECGTDNICSSNLQLTAQYVDDKETPYPRQGNFQVFQYSSDIRYIWLLVEVTNVPSGSKLAEDAHQAELNVTIPEALRYSGVRSEGHSVECSLEETLMCELGNPLKGNSKVSLTLIFETSGIDLYTHKIISQLLLSTVSNQNDLLPVPFGLLIENTIRPSFSIVNPLVQTQFSGTVKGESAMVNSSDVGSLVEFTFNVNVGGQSLGDLATLAVEFEWPAEVTSGKWLLYLTKITVATDSETECTPPGDIVNPLNLTLSETSKKRTKRQVVVDDENNQPMIIEPQAAITLHAPRKESFLLDCSKGTARCWTFTCPLLNMTNSAQIYVRSRLWNGTMLEDYSNALRVEVRGHAFLKLITDKPTIKMDPQSTEFRVQIDPLEDVETQYELPLWIIISAAVAGIVLLGIIILILWKCGFFQRASRREMYEAKAQKAEMKIQPSETERLTEDY; encoded by the exons CTAACCCTTCAGAAATGGTGGAGGGAATGTGGCTAGGAGTAACTGTGGCAACCCAACGGGATCAACAGCCGGGCCGTGTGCTG GCATGTGGCCATCGATATGTGAAGATTGTTCCCGGTGGCACGGAAGAGCAGCGGCGCATGATTGGCAAATGCTTCGTCAGAGGAAAcgacctgacctttgacccctcggACGACTGGCAGACTCACAAGTACGAGATGTGCGACCCCAACCGGGACATGGAGAGCGAGGGGATGTGCAGTATGGGCATCTCGGGGGGCATGACCGACACGGACGTATACCTCGGAGCAACTGGAAGCTACTTGTGGCAAG GAAACGTTCATATAACATGGAGAAATCCCAGCCCCTCTATGTCCTGGGACTCGGTGGACAAAAACTTTGGACAGTTGGTACGATACAGATACAGCTATATGG GTTATTCTGTGATAGAGGAGAAAAAGCTGCTGTCTCTTGATGACTACACGGTGTTGTCGGGGGCTCCCAGAGACGAGTCCAAGGGCTCGGTGCTGTTTGGGAAGAAGTCGGACACTTCAATGGAGATAGTTCTGGTCATCCCCGGGGAACAAGTTGGCTCCTACTTTGGGAACAGTCTTGCAGTCACTGACCTCAACAATGACGA CTGGAACGACCTGATAGTGGGTGCCCCCTTTTACTTTGACCGGATGAAGGAGCGAGGCGGAGCAGTTTACATTTATATGAACGAGAACGGCTCTTTCCAGAAGACTCCCAAGCTCGTCCTGACCGGTCCTGCCGCCTCCGGGTTTGGTTTCGCACTGGCCGCTCTCGGGGACATAAATCAAGATGGCTTCCAAG ATTTTGCTGTGGGTGCGCCCTTCTATGAGACAGGCCAGGTGTACGTCTGGACTGGGAGTAAACAGGGAATCTCGGAGAAACCCAGTCAG GTGATTGAAGGTAAATCCATTGGCGCTGGATTTACGACGTTCGGTTACTCCATCAACGGCGGCATGGACATGGATGAGAACAGTTATCCGGATATATTAGTGGGTTCGCTTGATGACCACATTGCTTTATTAAG ATCCAGACCCGTTATCCATTTAACAAAAGACATAACAGTGGAACCGAAGATTGTTGACCCTAATCAGTGTGTAAACCAACCATG cataacTGCCACTGTCTGTATGTCTTTTACCCTGAGCAATGGAAACAAAAACTTCAAGAGAACCATCA atgTAAAGTACACCATTGAAGCGGACATGGACACGAGGAAGAGTGCCCGTGTGGTGTTCCAGGACAATAACGCAGACTTCTACACTGACGTCCTAGCTTTAACCGCTTCCAAAACAGAGTGTCAAACTTTGAAGCTCTCTGTGGTG GTTCCACTACGAGACAAACTAGAGCCGGTGGTTTTCTCCCTCAATGTTTCTATAAATGAGCAAAAGCCAAAATCAAGGCGCTCCTTACAGAACTTGGACGCATACCCAATTTTCAGCCAGGAACAGAAActcacacagaggacagag aTTAACTTTCTGAAAGAGTGTGGCACTGACAACATATGCTCCAGTAACCTGCAGCTGACAGCTCAGTATGTGGATGACAAGGAAACCCCTTACCCCAG ACAGGGAAACTTCCAGGTGTTCCAGTACAGCAGTGACATCAGGTACATCTGGCTGTTGGTGGAGGTGACCAACGTGCCCTCTGGTAGTAAACTGGCAGAAGACGCTCACCAGGCCGAGCTAAACGTGACCATCCCAGAGGCTCTGAGGTACTCTGGGGTCCGATCTGAG GGTCACAGTGTAGAATGCAGTCTTGAAGAAACACTCATGTGCGAACTTGGCAATCCACTCAAAGGCAATAGCAAG GTATCACTGACGCTCATATTTGAGACATCTGGGATTgacctgtacacacacaaaatTATTTCCCAGCTGCTCTTGTCTAC TGTTAGTAACCAGAACGACCTGTTACCTGTTCCCTTTGGTCTTCTGATTGAAAACACCATCCGCCCTTCATTCTCAAT AGTCAACCCTCTGGTGCAGACTCAGTTCAGTGGCACGGTGAAGGGCGAGTCTGCCATGGTCAACAGCAGTGACGTGGGCAGCCTGGTGGAGTTCACCTTCAAT GTGAATGTTGGAGGTCAGTCTTTGGGAGACCTGGCTACGCTGGCGGTGGAGTTTGAGTGGCCAGCTGAGGTCACCAGCGGCAAGTGGCTCCTGTACCTGACCAAGATCACCGTGGCAACCGACTCAGAGACAGAGTGCACCCCGCCCGGAGACATCGTCAACCCGCTCAACCTAACT TTGTCAGAAACCTCAAAAAAGCGCACCAAACGTCAAGTGGTTGTGGATGATGAGAACAATCAGCCCATGATTATTGAGCCACAGGCAGCAATCACCCTGCACGCCCCCAGGAAAGAGAGCTTCCTGCTG GATTGCTCCAAAGGGACGGCCCGCTGTTGGACCTTCACCTGTCCACTGCTCAACATGACAAACTCAGCCCAGATCTATGTGCGCTCACGTCTCTGGAATGGCACTATGCTGGAG GACTATAGCAATGCTCTGAGAGTGGAGGTCAGAGGGCATGCCTTCTTAAAGCTAATTACTGATAAaccaactatcaagatggatcCTCAGAGCACTGAG TTCCGAGTGCAGATAGACCCCCTAGAGGACGTTGAGACGCAGTACGAGCTTCCTCTGTGGATCATCATCTCAGCTGCAGTGGCCGGGATTGTCCTACTAGGAATTATTATACTTATACTATGGAAG TGCGGCTTCTTCCAACGGGCCAGTCGCAGAGAGATGTACGAAGCCAAGGCGCAGAAGGCTGAGATGAAGATCCAGCcctcagagacagagagactgaCAGAGGACTACTGA